Below is a genomic region from Spartinivicinus marinus.
TCTCGTCATCCTGACTCTAACCTCACTATTCAAGCACTCAGAATGGCTTATGAATCCAGAGGCAGACCCAATGGGGTATTATTTCATTCCGACCAAGGTTGTCACTATACAAGCCAGGCGTTCCGTGACCAGCTATCGACATACGGCATCAAGCAGAGTATGAGTCGTCGAGGCAATTGCTGGGATAATGGTGTGCCACGAGCACAATTTGTTGCATAGCAACTGTTGTGTGTGCTGCATAAGAGATGAGGGTAGGCCCCTCGAAGTCTGGCTACAGGGCTCGGCTTCAAACCACCACGAGCTGCTATGGTCAAAAGCCATGGTGGTGAGCGTCGCTGGAAAAGGCACTGAACGTGTCAGGTATGAATCAAGAAGATGAACGCAAGTGAACAGCTGATGACATGTCGAAAAGCAATTCAACTAACGTCAAAACCGGGTAGAGTTATTGACCCGGGACAAGCTCAGACGACACCTGTTTACGGGCTGAGTGGCGTTCGGTGTAGAGGCTGCATGAGCTTGATTCAGGCTCTTATGTGGAACGTGGGAACCTGCTGGTTTAATGCGAAGGGAAGAGGAATTATTCAATGAATAATTCTGCAAGTACCAATGTGAGTCAGAGGGGCGGAGCAACTCGTAGTAGTGCTGAAGCCACTGTAATGGTGGTGGAGCGAAGGAGTTGCGTTATTCAGCCAATATTGTTTATCAACCAATATAAATTGGGAGGAGTAATTAATATTGGCAAAGTCATTTAACATTACCAAACATGAGGTGTGGAATGCTTATTTAGCTGTGAAAGCCAATAAAGGTTCAGCAGGTATTGATAAGCAAACAATAGCCGATTTTGATGTAAATCTTAAAAACAATCTTTATAAAATATGGAATAGAATGTCATCAGGCAGTTATTTTCCTCCACCTGTACGACGGGTTGAAATACCAAAATCCAATGGAAAAGTAAGGCCATTAGGTATTCCAACTATCTCGGATCGAATTGCACAAATGGTCGTTAAAAATCGACTGGAGCCCACGGTGGAGCCATTCTTTCATCGCGACTCATACGGCTATCGTCCGGGAAAGTCAGCCTTGGATGCAATAGCACAGGCACGTCAACGTTGCTGGAGAAATAACTGGGTTTTAGACATGGACATTAAAGGTTTCTTTGATGCACTTGATCATAAGCTTGTTATAAAAGCGGTATCCAGATTTACACAATGTAGGTGGATATTGTTGTATATTGAGCGTTGGTTAAAAGCCGATGTAATAATGCTTAATGGGGACTGTGTACAACGGGAAAGGGGAACACCACAAGGTGGTGTTATCAGCCCCTTGATAGCCAATATCTATCTTCATTTAACGTTTGATAACTGGATGCAGCGGTGGTTTCCCTGCATAGAGTTTGAACGTTATGCGGATGATATTGTTGTGCACTGTCGTAGCCAACAACAGTTATTATTTATCGAGCAGAAAATTAGGGCGAGATTTACCCAGTGCAAGCTAGAGCTCTGTGAAGAGAAAACCAAGATTGTTTACTGTAAGGATTCAAACCGTAAAGGTGATTTTCCAGTACAAAGTTTTGACTTTTTGGGATACACCTTTAGGCCAAGGAGTGCACGGGACAGGCAAGGTAAATTCTTTGTGAGTTTTTCACCGGCAGTTAGCCGGAAAGCGCTTAAATCAATGAGGCTCAAGATAAAAGAGCATCCCATTATTAAAAGCTGTTTTAGCCTCACAATTGAAGATCTTGCTAATGCTATTAATCCCATGATTCAAGGATGGATAAATTACTACGGTAGATTTAGGAAATCATCATTGTCAGCGATTTATGACTACATCAATGGAAAACTCCTTAAATGGGTGATGCGAAAGTGTAAACGTCTTAAGCGACGTAAAACGCGGGCAGGAAACTGGCTGCGAGCGTTGTATGCTAATAAGCCTTGGTTATTTGCCCATTGGCGAGTTTGGCGTTGGGTGGCTGAATAACAAGAGCCGTATGAGTCGAGAGGCTCACGTACGGATCTGTGAGCAACTGAGGGGGGAGGTTCCCTTCGGTTGACTCGACCCCCAACGGAACGATTTTTTAGAAGTTATAAAGTTGAGTGGATGCCTTCTACTTTTTACAAAAATTACCAAGAGTCTGAAAAAGATATTATGCAGTACATTAAGTATTACAACCACTGCTGGGTTCATAGTTACAATGGTTATTTAACACCTGCAGCTAAAGAGTTACTGGTTTAACAGTACATGAGGTTGTACAAATTTACTTGACCACAACAAGCCAACCCAAAGGGAAAACGGGTAAAGCGGATCAAGCTCTTGCTTATATTCAAAAACTCTACGCGATTGAACGACAATTAAAGGGAAAGAAGGCTGATGAACGTTTGCATATTCGACAAACACAAGCCAAACCCATTATCCCTCTCTGTCAGGCTAGTTGTCGTTTTTATTAACTAAGATGACGACAATTACTGATGGCTAAATATACCAAGCAGCAAAAAGAAAATATCCTAAAGCTATTGTTCCCACCCGAAAATAAATCAGTCCCAGTAGTACATAAATTAACTGGCATTCCTCAGTCAACCCTGCATACTTGGAAAGCCAAGGTAAGAAGTCAACAGGTTAACATGCCGAAAGAAATACCAATTCAAAGCTGGTCATCAGAACAAAAGCTCAATGTGATCATTGAGACAGCTGCCTTATCTCAACCAGAGCTAGCAGCCTATTGCCGAAAAAAAGGACTGTATGTTGAACAAGTTGACCAGTGGAAACGGGAATTTATTCAGCCAGAGCAACCCTCTCAGAAGCTAAAGAAAAGCTTGCAAGTGGAAAAGCAGCGGTGTCAACAACTTGAAAAAGAGCTGAAACGAAAAGAAAAAGCGCTGGCAGAAGCCGCCGCGCTGTTAGTCCTTCAAAAAAAAGCTCAGTCAATCTGGGGACAGGACGAGGAAGCTTAACGCCGTATGCGGATAGGCAACAAACGGTTCAGTTAATTAGGGAAGCCACAACCGCAGGGGCTCGACAATTTAAGGCCTGTGAAGTATTGTGTTCCCTCGGCAACCATGCAATAGTAGAAATATTTTAAGCATCGATGCAGGGTTTCCAAGGGAATATGGTCTACTTTAGGCTTCAACTGAGCAGACTAAGGCAATTATTCAAGTAAGCTCCTCCTAATATTGACTTCTTTGTTTTTCAATGTTGTTACTGTAGTTTTTAATATATTCATCAATGTTTTCAACAAGCATTTTTTCATATTGCTCTTTAAAATATTTTACTGCTTCTGGTTTTTCCGCTTTTAATTCTTCAATGTTCCTGACTGACGAGGCTACAATAAAAGCATTAAATCTAGCTGCAG
It encodes:
- a CDS encoding DUF3144 domain-containing protein — protein: MSNYTKDHEFFKRADEIISLANTQCDSTANESVSLSLLFAAARFNAFIVASSVRNIEELKAEKPEAVKYFKEQYEKMLVENIDEYIKNYSNNIEKQRSQY
- the ltrA gene encoding group II intron reverse transcriptase/maturase, producing MAKSFNITKHEVWNAYLAVKANKGSAGIDKQTIADFDVNLKNNLYKIWNRMSSGSYFPPPVRRVEIPKSNGKVRPLGIPTISDRIAQMVVKNRLEPTVEPFFHRDSYGYRPGKSALDAIAQARQRCWRNNWVLDMDIKGFFDALDHKLVIKAVSRFTQCRWILLYIERWLKADVIMLNGDCVQRERGTPQGGVISPLIANIYLHLTFDNWMQRWFPCIEFERYADDIVVHCRSQQQLLFIEQKIRARFTQCKLELCEEKTKIVYCKDSNRKGDFPVQSFDFLGYTFRPRSARDRQGKFFVSFSPAVSRKALKSMRLKIKEHPIIKSCFSLTIEDLANAINPMIQGWINYYGRFRKSSLSAIYDYINGKLLKWVMRKCKRLKRRKTRAGNWLRALYANKPWLFAHWRVWRWVAE
- a CDS encoding IS3 family transposase, coding for MTRPPTERFFRSYKVEWMPSTFYKNYQESEKDIMQYIKYYNHCWVHSYNGYLTPAAKELLV
- a CDS encoding IS66 family transposase; amino-acid sequence: MTTTSQPKGKTGKADQALAYIQKLYAIERQLKGKKADERLHIRQTQAKPIIPLCQASCRFY